The sequence TGGCCACGATGGGCGGCGCGCCGGCGAGCTGCAGCACCTGGCCTAGCGTAGTCCGATTGCCTGCGACGTCGCTGGCCACGATGGTCACCGTAGTGCTGCCCGCCGCGAGCGAGATCGTGGAGACGAACTGGCCGCCGATGACGTCGACCGGCGAGCCATTCACGAGCACGCTCGCGAGGTGCGGATCGCCCGCGGTTCCGGCGAGCTGATACGGCGAGCTGGTCACCGTGGCCGGGCTGGTCGAGGGCTGAGTGAGCGTGAGCGCCGGCGGCGTGCGGTCGACGCTGATGTTGCGCTGAGCGGTCGCAGTCCGCCCGAGTGCGTCGGTGACCTGCACGACGAGGGTCGCGTCGCCCTCGGGAAGCGCCAGTCCAGCGGCGAAGGTGCTGCCGGAGACCGCGGCTGCCGTGCCCGAGATCTGGACCTGGAATGGCGGCTGCCCGTTCTGGATAGAGCCGCTCACGGCGACGGTGGTGCCGCCAAGCACCGCGCCTTGGCTGGGCGAATTGAGGACGATGTTTGGCCCGAGCGAGCCACTGCCTGCGTCGACCGAGCTGCCTGCATCCACGGAGCCGCTTCCTGCATCGAAGATGGGCGAGCCCGCATCAGCAATTGGTGAACCCGCGTCGATGACGGGCGAGCCCGCATCAACGACTGGCGAGCCCGCATCAACGGCTGGCGAGCCCGCATCAACGACTGGCGAGCCAGCGTCCACAACGGGCGAACCGGCGTCCACGATCGGCGCACCCGCATCGACAATGGGAGAACCAGCGTCCAGTTCGGGAGAACCAGCGTCCACTTCGGGCGAGCCCGCGTCCACTTCCGGCGAGCCCGCATCGACAACGGGCAACCCTGCATCGACCTTCGGCGAGCCTGCGTCCACTTCGGGCGAGCCTGCGTCCACTTCCGGAGAACCAGCGTCGGGAACGACCTCCGTCACCGACACACTGTCCGTGGTGCTCAGCCCATAGCCATCGGTGGCAACCACGGTGATTGTATTCGTGCCCAAGGCGAGGGCGACGGTGGTGCTGAACGTGCCGCCCAGTACCTGGACTGCTGCCCCGTTGACCGTGACCTGAACAGAATCGCCGATGTCCGCAGCCTGCGCAGTACCGCCCACCGTGACGGTGGTGTCCGCGGTGCTTGAGCCATCCTGGGGGCCGGTGAGGCTGAGCGTCGGCGGCATGGTGTTGGCGTGCACCGTGCGCTGAGCCTGACTCGCGTTGCCGGCTGCATCGGTCGCGACCACGACGATGGCGTTCGTCCCAGGTGTGAGCGCGACGTTCGCCGAAAACTGGCCGGCCGAGCCGAGTGACACGGAAACGCCGTTGATCGTCACGCTCAGCGCCGAGGCGTCGGTTGCGCTGCCAGTGACCACCGTGGTCAGCGCAGCAATGAACGCGCCATCCGAGGGTGCCGCGAGCGTGAGCGTTGGCGGTATGCTGTCGCGCACCAGCGTGAGCTGTCTTTGCGCGCTGTTCGCCGCGGCGTCCGTGGCCACGACCGTGAGCGGGTTGTTGCCCTCGGAGAGCGAAACCGAAAGGTGATAATTGCCGTCACCACCGAGGCTCATTGGCACGCCGTTGGCCTGAACGCTGGTCACCGGGCCGTCGTCCGTGACGTTGACGACGAGATCGACCGAGGCCTGCCGGGACAGCGAGCCATCCGCGGGCGAAACGAGCACGATGGCCGGTGGCGTGACGTCAATGGTGAAGCTGCGCTGAGCCGTGGCCGAGTTTCCGGCCGTGTCGGTGGCCGTGACCACCAACGTGTGCGCCCCGCTCGAGGCCACGCTCGAGCCGGACGTGAAGGCGTTGCCATCCAACGTCGCGGTCGTCGTCCCAGGGTGAAGATCGCTGCTCGCGAACGTGAGCGTGACCGGCGCGTTCACGCGCGCGCCGTCGGCCACACCGGCGATGGTGATCGTCGGCGGCGTCGTGTCGATCGTGAACGCAATCGACGTCGAGCTCGAGTTGCCTGCGAGGTCCGTCGAGGTCACGGCGAGCACGTGATCCGCTTCGGAGGAAACCACCGTGCCGCTCGTGAACGGTGCGCCGTCGAGCGTGATCGTCGTCGTGCCCGGGTGCGAGTCCGTGACGGTCACGACGGGCGTCGCGGACTTCGCGATCTGTCCGTCGGCGACGCCGCTGATGCTGATGACCGGCGCCGTGGTGTCGATGCTGAAGTGCACCGTGGCCGTGCTCGTGTTCGACGCGGGGTCCGTTGCCGTGACCACGAGCACGTGGTCGCCCTCCGCGGAGACCTGGGAGCCGCTCACGAAAGGCGCGCCATCCAGCGTAGCCGTCACGGTGATGGTTCCGGTTCCCGAGGCCGAGAACGTCGGCGTGACCGCACTCGACGTGAGCTCGCCGTCGGTCACGCCCGAGATCGTGATCTTGGGCGGCTGGCCAGGGTTGAAAGTGACTGTGCGACAATCGCGCACGATGTTGCCGCAGCTGTCGTGCGCCTCAGCGAGCAGGTTGTTCGACCCAAGCACCAGCGGCACGCTGGAGGAGAAGCGCGAGTTGGTGATCGTCGCGGTCAAGCCATTCACGTCGGCGCCGACGGCATCCGCGCTCACGCTGCCCCCGACCAGCGTGGGCGACGCGGCGAGGGTGGCTCCGGCATCGGGCTGCGTGATGGCAATGGTCGGCGGTGTGGTGTCCGCGTCGAAGATGACGGCGCGAATGCTGCCGCCGGGCTTGCCCGTGGTCTTCACGACGAGCGTGTTGCTCGAAGCGAGATTGACGGCGTAGGCCACCGGTCCATTGCCAGTGGAAGCTGACGCGACGGTCGCGCCATTCAGCGCGATTGTGCCCTGCGTGCCCTGGGGCCCCGAGCCGCTCACCACGAGCACGCCGAGCGCGTTGTGGTCTGGCGCACTGAAGCTCGTGCTCGCCGAGGTGGGCTGGCCGGTCGTCCGCGTCGACGTGACGTCCGCGAGGCTGCACGGTTCGGCCGTGAGCGGGGCCAGCGCCGCGCGCGCAGAGCCGTGCCCCTGCGCAGTGAGCTTCAGTGTGCTGTTCGTGCCCACGACCACGACCTGCGCCAAGGTCGTGTCGTGAGAGCCGAGAGACGCCGCGGCATGACCGTCGATCGATGCGGTGACACTCGAGTCCGCATTACCGCCGAGGCCGTCGCCATTCTGCACCACAAGGACGGCCAGGCCGCCGTCGCTGTTCAGCGCGAGCTGCGCGCTGCCGGTTCCGTCGATCTCCAGGGGGGGCGAGAGCCAGCCCGGAGCCGCTGCGCTCGAAGGCACTCCGCAGTTGCTTCCCGGCGCCGTCCCCGCGTCATTGGCACCATGGCAATCACCGTGACCGTCGGCACCGTTGCCGTGGTCGTCGTCGCCATCGCGCCCGTAGCTGCCGTCGCCGTCGTGCCCGTGGCCGTTGCCGCGCCCGTGATCGTCGTCTTGACCGTGCTGATTGCCATCGCCTTCGTGCGCGGCGTGCTCGGCCTGGCGGGCCGCGACTGGGGGCGCCGAGGCGGGAGAGCGATCGCCGTCGTGACACCCGAAGGTGCCGGCGAGGAGAACCAAGAAGGCGGCGGTCAGGGCGCGTTTCACCGCTGCATTCCTCCTGCGACAGAGATCGGGTTCTTCATGCGCTCGGGGTGCTTCTCCACCGGCACCTGGAGGCGAAGCTTTTCCATGAGTTGTGCTTCGGCTTCGCGACGGGCCTCAGCGGCCAGAGTCGGCTTCACGGACTGGAAGGAAGGCAGCTCGGTCTTCGGTTCCTCGAGCGCCTTGATCACGTGAAGACCGAACGGCGTCTCGAAAGGCTTGGCAATCTCGCCCTTCTTGAGCGCCCAAGCGGCTTCGAAGAACGTGGCGTCCACCTGCCCCTCGCTGATCCAGCCCAGGTCGCCGCCCCTGCTCGAGGTGGCGTGGTCGTCGGAGAGCTCGGCCGCGATCCGGGCAAAGTCCTCGCCGCTTGCGGCGCGCGCAAACGCCAGGTTGGCGCGGGCGCGCGCCTCGCTCGCTGCCCGCGCTTCAGCTCCTCGTGCAAGCCGAATGGTGACGATCTGCACGTGCACGAGCCGCTTGGCGAACTGCGTCTTCTCCGCCTCATAGCGGCGCTCGAGCACCTCGTCGGAAACGGCGGCTGCGAGCTTCGACTCGAGGTAGGCCTGCGCCAGGAGCTCACGCCGAGCTGCGGCCAGGCGCGCGGCCACCTCTGGCTTGTCTGCGAGCTTCTCCCGCGTGGCCGCCTCGGCGAGGAACTGCCGACCCACGAGCGCATCAAGGGCGGCAGACGGCTGCGTCGCCCGAACGTGTGTCGCGAGGTATTCCTCAACATCAGACTGGTGAATGTCCGTCTTGCCCACGCGCGCGACGGCATTGCGATCGTGGCAACCCGCGACCACCAGCCCCAACGCGACCCATGCGGCATACGACCATACGCCGTGGCGACGGATGCTTGATGTGCTCTGGTCGATCTTGCCACTCATCATCAGCGCACCATGTTGTTCGCGGTCAGGTGGGACGAGGTGTCCACCTGGAGAGTCCCCGAGACGCTCAGGTTGTCGGGCGTGGTCAGCCACGCGCCCCTGCTCAGGTAGAGGTTGTCGAACGAGAGCGTGCCCGTGCCGGTGGGGGCGAACGGCGTGTAGGCGGCGCTCGTGCTGCCGCCGTTGTCCATGCGCATATCGCCGAAGGTGGAGCTCGGACCCTTCACGTAGATCGTGCCGGCGCCGCCGCACTGAGAAGAGGCGTACTGGCTCCCCTGCGCGGAGAGATTCGAAATATTGAATCCCTGGTTCGACTGGTATGTGAACGAGATCCGGCCGCCAGCGCCGGTGTAGTAGCTGCCAAAGGCCATCGCCTGGCCCGCGCCGGCCAGGGTTCCCGTGACCACCTTGATGGTTCCACCGGCGCCGTTGCCCTGGCAGTTCCCGACGCCCTCCGCAAGCAGCGCGCCTTCGAGATCGAGGCTCGCCGACTGGATGCGGATCACGCCGCCCCCGCTTCCGCCTGCACAGCTACTGCTTCCTGCGCCACCGCCACCGAAGTCCGACGGATCGACGTAATCGTCAAATGCCTGCTGGGCGGGGCTTGCGCCGTTGTAACCGTTGCCACCGTGAGCGCCTCCCGAGTTGGCGTGCGTGTCGAGCACGTTGCCCGCCGTCCGACCGAACGGGCTCTGGTTGTCGCCTGCGTAGCCGCCCAGGTAGCCCTTGCCGCTGACATCAATCTTCGAGCTCGAATCGATGACGACAGCGCCTGCTACGTCAAGGTCAAGCCGGTAGGTAGCTTCGCTGGTGGCCGGCGCGTGAGTGAGCGTCGAGCTCGAGGCCAATGTCAGACTATTGAGCGAAAGCGGCGCGGTCTCGGCCAACGAGATCGTGCTCGACGTCAGCGAAACGTCCGGCGCATTCGGAAGTGCTAACGTCCCGTTGAAGGTGGCCTTGCTCGAGCTGATCGCGAGCTGCGTGTTGCCGACCGTCGCGGCACCTTCGAAGATTTGAGCTC comes from Deltaproteobacteria bacterium and encodes:
- a CDS encoding peptidylprolyl isomerase — translated: MMSGKIDQSTSSIRRHGVWSYAAWVALGLVVAGCHDRNAVARVGKTDIHQSDVEEYLATHVRATQPSAALDALVGRQFLAEAATREKLADKPEVAARLAAARRELLAQAYLESKLAAAVSDEVLERRYEAEKTQFAKRLVHVQIVTIRLARGAEARAASEARARANLAFARAASGEDFARIAAELSDDHATSSRGGDLGWISEGQVDATFFEAAWALKKGEIAKPFETPFGLHVIKALEEPKTELPSFQSVKPTLAAEARREAEAQLMEKLRLQVPVEKHPERMKNPISVAGGMQR